One window of the Hemitrygon akajei chromosome 5, sHemAka1.3, whole genome shotgun sequence genome contains the following:
- the LOC140727370 gene encoding cytotoxic T-lymphocyte protein 4-like, with protein MERFHCLLFLVFFWNHKSGRASELNVSQPAWLGVSSTGQPALECMHNSDNNTELKLTILKGNQKSLFCFGTTNANSQSFRSSEPLRCHFERIPNKVSVMILGLNSSLVDHYYCKIEKLYPPPYESSLGNGTFIYIKAEDMKCSQFPFFLIVGILLLLLLICIVFAIILITKKTVKKTNVNPVYEQMAPTRGRK; from the exons ATGGAGCGTTTCCACTGTCTACTCTTCTTGGTATTCTTCTGGAATCACAAGTCTGGGAGGGCGAGTG AGCTGAATGTTTCTCAGCCCGCATGGCTGGGCGTTTCAAGCACAGGCCAGCCTGCTCTGGAATGCATGCACAACTCCGACAACAATACCGAGCTGAAACTAACAATTCTTAAGGGGAATCAGAAATCACTTTTTTGCTTTGGTACCACAAATGCAAACTCACAGTCTTTCAGATCAAGTGAACCCCTTCGCTGTCATTTTGAACGGATCCCAAACAAAGTCTCCGTCATGATACTTGGACTGAACTCTTCATTGGTCGATCATTATTATTGTAAGATTGAGAAATTGTATCCTCCACCTTACGAATCCAGCCTTGGAAATGGTACATTCATCTACATCAAAGCAGAAGACATGAAAT GTTCTCAGTTCCCCTTCTTCCTGATTGTGGGAATTCTACTGCTTCTGCTTCTAATCTGCATAGTTTTCGCCATCATTCTGATAACCAAA AAAACAGTGAAGAAAACCAATGTGAATCCAGTGTATGAGCAAATGGCGCCCACTAGAGGGAG AAAATAA